A window of the Juglans microcarpa x Juglans regia isolate MS1-56 chromosome 5D, Jm3101_v1.0, whole genome shotgun sequence genome harbors these coding sequences:
- the LOC121266505 gene encoding myb-related protein 2-like: MYHHHQHQGKNIHSSSRMSTPPERHLFLQGGNSPGDSGLVLSTDAKPRLKWTPDLHERFIEAVNQLGGADKATPKTVMKLMGIPGLTLYHLKSHLQKYRLSKNLHGQANSGANKTGMAGLGCDRVSEANGTTSNNLSIGPHTNKNLHISEALQMQIEVQRRLHEQLEVQRHLQLRIEAQGKYLQAVLEKAQETLGRQNIGTVGLEAAKMQLSELVSKVSNQCLNSAFSELKELQGLCPQQALATQPTDCSMDSCLTSCEGSQKDQEIHNRGMGMRPCSVNAFLEQKEMSEGHVIQKTELKWSEDLKESMLHSSMVKDAERRMFPIDRSTNDLSMRIGLQGEKGNGSNNCFGGRFKGRDLEDNFLDRINKKAESSKPENEKNSQGYRVPCFAAKLDLNARDENDAAAAGSCKQFDLNGFS, translated from the exons ATGTACCATCATCACCAACATCAAGGAAAGAACATCCACTCTTCTTCAAGAATGTCCACTCCTCCCGAGAGACATTTATTTCTGCAAGGTGGGAACAGTCCTGGAGATTCTGGACTTGTCCTCTCAACTGATGCTAAGCCTAGACTTAAATGGACCCCAGATCTACACGAGCGTTTCATAGAAGCAGTAAATCAGCTAGGAGGAGCAGACA AGGCTACTCCAAAAACAGTGATGAAACTTATGGGGATTCCAGGACTCACCTTATACCACCTCAAAAGTCATCTTCAG AAGTACAGGCTCAGTAAAAATTTGCACGGGCAGGCTAATAGTGGGGCCAACAAAACAG GCATGGCTGGACTGGGGTGTGACAGAGTATCTGAAGCAAACGGAACAACTTCGAACAATTTAAGTATTGGACCCCATACAAACAA AAACTTACATATAAGTGAAGCACTACAGATGCAAATTGAAGTGCAGAGAAGATTGCACGAGCAGCTTGAG GTGCAGCGACACTTGCAGCTCCGAATAGAGGCTCAAGGAAAATACCTACAGGCAGTGTTGGAAAAAGCCCAGGAGACACTCGGAAGACAGAACATAGGTACCGTGGGACTTGAAGCTGCCAAAATGCAACTCTCTGAACTGGTGTCCAAAGTATCCAATCAATGTCTAAATTCTGCATTTTCAGAGCTGAAAGAGCTGCAGGGGTTGTGCCCTCAGCAAGCCCTAGCAACCCAGCCCACTGATTGTTCAATGGATAGCTGTCTAACTTCCTGTGAAGGGTCTCAAAAGGATCAAGAAATACACAACAGGGGGATGGGGATGAGACCTTGTTCTGTAAATGCATTCTTGGAGCAAAAAGAGATGTCTGAGGGCCACGTGATACAAAAGACAGAACTCAAGTGGTCTGAAGACTTGAAAGAGAGCATGCTTCATTCCTCTATGGTTAAAGATGCAGAAAGAAGAATGTTCCCTATTGATAGAAGCACCAACGATTTGTCCATGAGAATAGGACTTCAAGGAGAAAAGGGGAATGGCAGCAACAACTGTTTTGGAGGAAGATTTAAAGGAAGGGACTTGGAAGACAATTTTCTAGACCGAATCAACAAGAAGGCAGAATCAAGTAAAccagaaaatgagaaaaattccCAAGGATACAGAGTGCCTTGCTTCGCAGCCAAACTGGACCTAAATGCCCGTGATGAGAatgatgctgctgctgctggaAGTTGCAAGCAATTCGACTTGAATGGTTTCAGCTAG